One Mycolicibacterium sp. ND9-15 genomic window, ACGCCTTGATGGCCAGCAGGCCCGCGTACTCGCCCTGTGAACCGGCGTTGGGCTGCAGCGACACTGCGTCGTAGCCGGTGATGTCGGTCAGCCACTTCTCCAGGTCGCCGATCAGCTTGCGCAACCCCGGTGTGTCGGAGGTCGGCCCGAACGGGTGCTGGCGGCTGAACTCCGGCCAGGTGATCGGCTCCATCTCGGCCGCCGCGTTGAGCTTCATCGTGCAGGATCCGAGCGGAATCATGCTGCGGTCCAACGCGATATCCTTGTCGGCCAGCGACCGCAGGTAGCGCATTATCTCGGTTTCGGTGCGGTAGCGCGTGAACGCGGGATGGGTCAGGAATTCCGACGTCCGCATCGCGATGCGGGGCCCGTCGAACTCGGAATCCGACGGGGCCGCTCCAAACGCCGCAAGCACCGCCCCGACGTTTGCGGCGGTGGTGGCCTCGTCGCAGGACACCGAGACATGATCGTCGTCGACCACCCAGACGTTGACGCCACGCGCCTTGGCGGCGTCGCGGACCTCGGCGGCTCGGCCCGGCACCCGCGCACGCACCGTGTCGAAGAACGCGCGGTGCACGATCTCCACCCCGGCCGAGGTCAACCCCTCCGCCAGCGTCCGGGCGCGTTCGTGCACGCGGCGTGCGATCCCGGTCAGGCCGTCGGCGCCGTGGTAGCTCGCGTACATCGCGGCCATCACCGCCAGCAGCACCTGCGCGGTGCAGATGTTGCTCGTCGCCTTGTCGCGGCGGATGTGCTGTTCGCGGGTTTGCAGCGCCAACCGGTAGGCCGGGGCGCCGTCGGCGTCGAGCGACACACCCACCAGCCGGCCCGGCAGTTGCCGTGCGTGCTTGGCGTGCACGGCCAGGTAACCCGCGTGGGGTCCGCCGAAACCCATTGGCACACCGAATCTCTGGGTGCTGCCGAACGCGACGTCGGCCCCGATCTCGCCGGGCGGGGTGAGCAGCGTCAACGCGAGCAGATCGGCGCCGACCGCGACGAGCGCACCCCGCTCATGGGCTTGCGCGGCCAGGTCGCTCCAATCGACGACGGCGCCGCCGGCCCCCGGTAGTTGGGTGATGACGCCGAAGAACTCACCGTCGGGCAGACCCCTGGTGAGGTCTGCGGTGACGATCTCGATGCCGAGCGGCTCGGCGCGGGTGGCCAGCACCGCTGCGGTCTGCCGATACAGATCGGCGTCCACTGCCAACCGGTTCGACGGCCCGCGCACGGCCCGGTGCATCAGGGTCATCGCCTCGGCGGCGGCGGTGCCCTCGTCGAGCATGGAGGCGTTGGCGACCTCGAGGGCCGTCAGATCGGTCACCATGGTCTGGAAGTTGAGCAGCGCTTCGAGCCGGCCTTGGCTGATCTCCGGCTGATACGGCGTGTAGGCCGTGTACCACGCGGGGTTCTCGAGGATGTTGCGGCGCAGCACCGGTGGGGTCAACGTGTCGAAGTAGCCCTGGCCGATCATCGACACGGCCACGGTGTTCGTACCGGCGAGCGCATGCAGTTCGGTGAGCGCCTCCTCCTCGGTGGCGGCAGGGGGCAGTTGGTCCAGACCGGGCGCGAGACCGTCGGCCGACAGCGCGTCGAAGATGCCCGACGGCAGCGCCATTTCGGCGAGTTCGTCGAGTGTGGAGACGCCGATGGTCTTCAGCATGGCCGCGACGGCATCCGCGTCCGGTCCGATGTGGCGGTCGGCGAAATCGGGCTGGTGGTGATGGAACACTCGGGCTACTCCAGACGCGTGCAGGCAGAAACCGGCGGGTTCCTCCCCCTCTGTCGTCGACCCGGTGCGGGCGCCTGAGAGATTCGGCGATCGCGACGGTGCGAGGATCGCTTTTCCCCATGGGCGGGCGAGTGGTCCCAGGCGAACCCGACGGGACTGTTCACCGCTTTCCAGAGGCATCGGGGTCCTGCGCGGTCCGGGTGCCTGAGAGGTTGACGGAGAGGTGTTGCTCCTTCGGCGTCCGTGACTGGCCGCCACGAAACTCTCCCGCACAAGCGCGATGCGTTGACGAGTTTACCGTTGTCGGGTGCCGCCTGCGACCAAGACCACGCCGAGCCGTGAGGGGTTCAGCCGATCTTGCGGTCGCGGTGCTTTCGTCGCGAGGCCAGCTCGTCCTCCGGGGCGGCGATCGACTCGCCGCCGTCGGCCCGCTCCCCGGGGAAGTCGGCGATCGCACCGGTCAGCTCCCTCATCGCGCCCGACACGGCGATGCCGAACACACCCTGACCGCCCTGCAGCAGGTCGACCACCTCTTCGGCCGATGTGCACTCGTAGACCGTGGTGCCGTCGGAGAACAGGGTGATGTTGGCCAGATCGCGAACTCCGCGCTGGCGCAGATGGTCGACGGCGACGCGGATGTTGTGCAGTGAAATGCCGGTGTCCAGCAGGCGCTTCACGATCTTGAGAACCAGGATGTCCTTGAACGAGTACAGCCGTTGGCTGCCCGAGCCGGCCGCGCCGCGGATCGACGGCACGACGAGCGACGTGCGTGCCCAGTAGTCCAGCTGCCGGTAGGTGATGCCCGCGATCTGGCAGGCGCTCGGTCCGCGATAGCCGACAAGCTCGTCGGGAACGGAGTCGTCGGGGAAGAGTCCCGCCTGCACGGGTTCTGCTGTCGGCTCCAAGGTGCTCGTCAGTTCTGAATCCGCGGGGCCGCTGGCAGCAGTGAGGTCGAGCTGCTCCTGACGTGGCGTGTCTCCCACTTGTCGATTCCTCTCGCTGATCGAACCCGCGTCTGTGACCTGCGTGGGGCGCACATTTGCCAAGCCCGAGTGTGTCGAGCATACGCTTCTGGCCGTGCCTACGGCCGCCCATCAGTGGTCCGGCTCCCAAAGTATGGCTGCCCAATTCGCCGATCGAGAAACCACGCCCCGCGTGTCGAGGCGACGAGACGTTTCCGTGACAAACCCGAATCGCGAGGGGCCCGCACGCCCGCCGAGGCTATGTCGCCTTGAAGTCGTCGGGTGAGACGCTGTCGAGAAACTCCTTGAACTTCTCCACCTCGTCCTCGCGCACCGCACCTGCGGCTTCGTCGTCGTTCTCGTCGGGAATGATCAGGCCGGCCTCCGCCAGCACCGCCTCCTCGACGTAGATGGGCACGCCCACCCGCAGCGCAATCGCCACCGAGTCCGAGGGCCGCGCCGACACCTTGATGTCGCGGTCGAAGATCAGGTCCGCGTAGAAGGTGCCCTCCTGCAGGTCGACGATTCGCACCTCTTTGAGCGAATGACCAAGCGCGGCAATGACATCTCGGATCAGGTCGTGCGTCAGCGGACGCGCCGGCTCGACCCCCTGCTGTTCGAGTGCGATCGCCGCCGCCTCGGACTGCCCGATCCAGATCGGCAGATATCGGTCGCCGTTCGACTCCCTCAGCAGCAGCACCGGCTGGTTCTGCGGCTGCTCCACGCGAATGCCGACCACACGAACCTCACCCATCTGTGTCTGCCCTCCGCACCGAAGAAGCCAGCCTAATCGCCATCGCCTCGAGTCTAATCCTCAGCGATCCAGTACGTCGCGCACAGCCGACTTGATCAGCGATGTATGCAACGTGATCGCCAGTGCCGCGACCTCACGCGCCAAGTCGTCGGCTCGGTCGCGCGCGCCGGCCTTGTTCGCCTTGACTATCGGCCCGGCGATTTGGGCGATCAGATCGGATTGCCGGTCGGCCGCCGACCGGAAGGCACGCAGATGTCGTGGCTCGACACCGTAGTCCGCCAGCGCACGCGCACACTGCGCGATCACCACGGAATGCTCGTCGAAGAATCCGCCGGGACCCGTGTTGATCACCCCGGCCTTCACGAGCGCGCCCAGCAGGTCGTCTTCGACACCGGAGCGGGCCAGCAGATCCTCCCGGGACAACCGCACCTGCGTCGGCGCCACCGCCGACACGCCCGCTACGTTGTCGGCGCCATCGGCGGAGACCGACACCAAACGTGGGACGCCGTAGACGGATCCGTTCTGGGGCAACTCACCGTCGGGTTGCGCGTCGAGCTGCGCCTTGATCACTTTCAACGGCAGATACTGGTCGCGCTGGGCGGTGAGGATGAACCGTAGCCGCGCGCAGTCGTAGGCGGTGAACCGCCGATAACCCGACGCCGTGCGCTGCGGGGTGACCAGGCCTTCGGCCTCCAGGAACCGGATCTTGGAAATGGTCACGTCCGGGAAGTCCGGTCGCAGCAGATCCAGGACCGCTCCGATCGACATCCCAGTGAGCGCGGGAGTGTCGGGGGCGCCCATCGTTACTCTTCGCGCAAGCGCTCATCGGCCATTAGCCGGCCTGACCGCTGTCGTCGCTCTTCGGGCCGGTGAGGAACACCAGGCGGAACTTGCCGATCTGCACCTCGTCGCCGTTGGCGAGCACCGCCGAATCCACCGGCTCGCGGTTGACGTAGGTGCCGTTCAGGCTGCCGACATCCACCACCTGGAACTCGCCGCCTTCGAGCCGGAACTCGGCGTGCCTGCGGCTCACCGTGACGTCGTCGAGGAAGATGTCGCTGTCGGGATGCCGACCGGCCGACGTGGTGGGCTGGTCGAGCAGGAACCGGGAACCCGCATTCGGACCGCGCTTGACGACCAGCAGCGCTGAGCCGGCAGGCAGGCCCTCGACGCCCGAGACGGCACCCTCTGTGCCCGCCGCCGCCGGGGCGTCCAGTTCGTTGAGGAAGTCGGCGCGGAAGACCGATGTAGTTTCCACGGTGACTTCGTCAGACGTCTGGTCGGTCCCAGAATTCTGGTCGTTTTCCGTCACCCGCTGCTCCTAACTGGCTGCTGTGGCGATACCGCGTCTGATGTCGACCGTACCGCGCAGTGGACGTAATTGTGCCCACCACCGC contains:
- the gcvP gene encoding aminomethyl-transferring glycine dehydrogenase, with the protein product MFHHHQPDFADRHIGPDADAVAAMLKTIGVSTLDELAEMALPSGIFDALSADGLAPGLDQLPPAATEEEALTELHALAGTNTVAVSMIGQGYFDTLTPPVLRRNILENPAWYTAYTPYQPEISQGRLEALLNFQTMVTDLTALEVANASMLDEGTAAAEAMTLMHRAVRGPSNRLAVDADLYRQTAAVLATRAEPLGIEIVTADLTRGLPDGEFFGVITQLPGAGGAVVDWSDLAAQAHERGALVAVGADLLALTLLTPPGEIGADVAFGSTQRFGVPMGFGGPHAGYLAVHAKHARQLPGRLVGVSLDADGAPAYRLALQTREQHIRRDKATSNICTAQVLLAVMAAMYASYHGADGLTGIARRVHERARTLAEGLTSAGVEIVHRAFFDTVRARVPGRAAEVRDAAKARGVNVWVVDDDHVSVSCDEATTAANVGAVLAAFGAAPSDSEFDGPRIAMRTSEFLTHPAFTRYRTETEIMRYLRSLADKDIALDRSMIPLGSCTMKLNAAAEMEPITWPEFSRQHPFGPTSDTPGLRKLIGDLEKWLTDITGYDAVSLQPNAGSQGEYAGLLAIKAYHAERGEPDRDICLIPSSAHGTNAASAALAGMRVVVVACRANGDVDLGDLRAKVTEHADRLSALMITYPSTHGVYEHDIADICAAVHDVGGQVYVDGANLNALVGLARPGRFGGDVSHLNLHKTFCIPHGGGGPGVGPVAVRAHLAPYLPGHPLADELPEEHTVSAAPYGSASILPITWMYIRMMGPQGLRAASLTAIASANYIARRLDEYYPVLYTGENGMVAHECILDLRTITKETGVTVDDVAKRLVDYGFHAPTMSFPVAGTLMVEPTESESLAEVDAFCEAMIAIRGEIDKVGDGTWSVDDSPLRGAPHTAECLLVDDWTYAYTREEAAYPLGKNFRPKVWPPVRRIDGAYGDRNLVCSCPPVEAFG
- a CDS encoding bifunctional nuclease family protein, whose protein sequence is MGEVRVVGIRVEQPQNQPVLLLRESNGDRYLPIWIGQSEAAAIALEQQGVEPARPLTHDLIRDVIAALGHSLKEVRIVDLQEGTFYADLIFDRDIKVSARPSDSVAIALRVGVPIYVEEAVLAEAGLIIPDENDDEAAGAVREDEVEKFKEFLDSVSPDDFKAT
- the garA gene encoding glycogen accumulation regulator GarA, producing MTENDQNSGTDQTSDEVTVETTSVFRADFLNELDAPAAAGTEGAVSGVEGLPAGSALLVVKRGPNAGSRFLLDQPTTSAGRHPDSDIFLDDVTVSRRHAEFRLEGGEFQVVDVGSLNGTYVNREPVDSAVLANGDEVQIGKFRLVFLTGPKSDDSGQAG
- the ftsR gene encoding transcriptional regulator FtsR gives rise to the protein MGAPDTPALTGMSIGAVLDLLRPDFPDVTISKIRFLEAEGLVTPQRTASGYRRFTAYDCARLRFILTAQRDQYLPLKVIKAQLDAQPDGELPQNGSVYGVPRLVSVSADGADNVAGVSAVAPTQVRLSREDLLARSGVEDDLLGALVKAGVINTGPGGFFDEHSVVIAQCARALADYGVEPRHLRAFRSAADRQSDLIAQIAGPIVKANKAGARDRADDLAREVAALAITLHTSLIKSAVRDVLDR
- a CDS encoding MerR family transcriptional regulator, translated to MGDTPRQEQLDLTAASGPADSELTSTLEPTAEPVQAGLFPDDSVPDELVGYRGPSACQIAGITYRQLDYWARTSLVVPSIRGAAGSGSQRLYSFKDILVLKIVKRLLDTGISLHNIRVAVDHLRQRGVRDLANITLFSDGTTVYECTSAEEVVDLLQGGQGVFGIAVSGAMRELTGAIADFPGERADGGESIAAPEDELASRRKHRDRKIG